Proteins from a single region of Sphaerochaeta globosa str. Buddy:
- a CDS encoding YDG domain-containing protein: MKNINTTLSIISIVILCTLLSFVGCSDMMATLGNISLTIDLDTPEVEVASYTLEGNLVDTATRFTLNNITPPRHTLTELKQGRWNLSVKAFDDQGSQIGIGTKAVDLKEGQIVDTSLLVVFSQSTPLASAFTITGPSRHDSREGSVAGTTVKMEYRLASAAEDAPFSACSAGITLLIPGTYKVRYAAAHGLQASECLTVTVPAYTPIQLTITSTSLTTTKEYDGTNTVQGSITPGTLSGMLSGDEVTVHTQAVYDSSSVGNSKTITVTYFLGGADANNYLKPVDAAVTGIIQQKQLSITGTSVDTSKEYDNATRAEVSNLGSLVGVIGSEQVSVTASAVYRDKNAGTGKQITVTYALTGDDKDNYLKPVDDASFAGTITRKALTANLPSIQLSKEYDGTTAVFTTSGSLDEDDVIPGDDVQIHAQASYNSATAGDEKTITVTYNLRGDDANNYTLLADSSNSSLPGVISKRRLTATVGNHTKIYGQANPSFTVNVTGFVNGETASTAGDYVAPIASTAATTTTDTGNYEISISGGSATNYSFNTSDTGTLTINKATYDMSAVSFTDKTVTYNGTEQSLPISGTLPSGVTVSYTDNAKTDAGTYTATAHFSGDATNYEAIADKTATLTINKAVLTATVGDYSKTYGTANPVFTVSVTGFVNGETALTAGDYVAPTASTAATTTTDTGNYEISISGGSATNYSFNTSDTGTLIIEPITMTGSVILTGSWTYGETLTAVPTLTNAGPAPTYIWVRNGGLIAGATESTYTLTEADIGYSIKVAINATAGNYKGQVVSTAANISKAAGASFSGTISAYYPYSPATKTIVNVTGFDVNQTGLEANISTDGTTYGSYDELEIDSRGRAMISTTSATKVKIRYKETPTAFPGADLVLNVAEQDLAIGDYYAGGVVGYIYQTYDPGYVEGQLHGLIAAKSDTSTNGSKWSTNTTLTIGTGIGIGTGSSNTDAIILALGGSEIGMYGAKEARLYTNGDYNDWFLPSWHELLKLRDNRVVIGNFVASVYMSSSESTQPGWDPWPYFHAVYFDGDMRNHVFDKPAVTPIRAVRYF, translated from the coding sequence ATGAAAAACATCAATACAACACTATCAATCATATCTATCGTGATACTTTGCACTCTGCTTAGCTTCGTTGGTTGCAGCGATATGATGGCTACGCTTGGGAACATCAGTCTGACCATCGATTTGGACACTCCCGAAGTTGAGGTGGCCTCTTATACCTTGGAGGGGAATTTAGTCGATACGGCTACCAGATTCACCCTGAACAATATAACCCCGCCAAGGCATACACTCACTGAACTGAAGCAGGGAAGATGGAACCTAAGCGTTAAAGCGTTCGACGACCAAGGCAGTCAGATAGGAATCGGGACCAAGGCGGTCGATCTCAAAGAAGGCCAGATTGTCGACACCTCGCTTTTGGTGGTATTCAGCCAGAGCACGCCGCTGGCAAGTGCGTTCACCATCACAGGACCCTCGCGTCACGATTCCAGAGAGGGTTCAGTCGCAGGAACAACGGTGAAGATGGAGTACCGACTTGCTTCAGCTGCCGAGGATGCTCCCTTTAGCGCCTGCTCTGCTGGTATCACCTTGCTTATACCGGGGACATACAAAGTCAGATATGCTGCTGCACATGGTCTTCAGGCTAGCGAATGTCTTACCGTCACCGTCCCTGCATACACGCCGATTCAGCTGACGATAACCAGTACCTCTCTGACCACGACCAAGGAATATGACGGGACGAATACCGTGCAAGGAAGCATTACACCGGGAACTCTGAGTGGTATGCTCAGCGGGGATGAGGTGACTGTTCACACACAAGCTGTCTATGATTCTTCCTCTGTAGGGAACAGTAAAACCATCACCGTTACCTACTTCCTTGGAGGCGCTGATGCAAACAACTATCTCAAGCCGGTCGACGCAGCGGTGACAGGCATCATTCAGCAAAAGCAGCTCTCCATCACAGGAACCAGTGTTGATACTTCCAAGGAGTATGACAATGCAACCAGAGCCGAGGTTTCCAACCTAGGAAGCTTGGTTGGCGTCATTGGCTCGGAACAGGTCTCGGTAACTGCCTCAGCTGTGTATAGAGACAAAAATGCAGGAACGGGCAAGCAGATCACCGTTACCTATGCCCTCACTGGTGATGACAAGGACAACTACCTCAAGCCAGTCGACGACGCAAGTTTTGCGGGTACGATAACCAGGAAAGCACTTACTGCCAATCTTCCTTCCATCCAACTATCCAAGGAGTATGATGGCACAACAGCTGTTTTTACGACATCCGGAAGCCTCGACGAAGATGATGTGATACCTGGTGACGATGTGCAAATTCATGCCCAGGCTTCCTATAACTCGGCAACCGCGGGTGATGAGAAGACAATTACAGTAACCTATAACCTCAGAGGTGATGATGCCAATAACTATACGTTACTGGCAGATTCTTCCAACAGTAGCCTCCCGGGAGTAATCTCCAAGAGGCGGCTGACGGCCACTGTTGGAAATCATACAAAGATATACGGTCAAGCAAATCCCTCATTCACTGTGAATGTTACAGGTTTCGTGAACGGAGAGACGGCCTCAACAGCCGGCGACTATGTTGCACCGATTGCATCTACTGCAGCCACTACCACCACCGATACGGGAAACTATGAAATCTCCATATCGGGAGGAAGTGCAACCAACTACAGCTTCAATACCAGCGATACAGGTACGTTGACGATCAACAAGGCCACGTATGATATGAGCGCAGTCTCTTTCACCGACAAGACGGTTACGTACAACGGGACCGAGCAGAGCCTGCCCATTTCCGGGACTCTGCCTTCAGGCGTTACTGTTTCCTACACCGACAATGCGAAGACCGATGCAGGAACCTACACCGCTACCGCTCATTTCAGCGGCGATGCCACCAATTACGAGGCCATTGCCGACAAGACGGCTACGCTGACGATCAACAAGGCTGTTTTGACAGCGACGGTGGGAGACTACTCAAAGACTTATGGAACTGCGAACCCTGTATTCACTGTATCCGTTACGGGCTTTGTGAACGGCGAGACGGCCTTAACAGCCGGCGACTATGTTGCACCGACTGCATCTACTGCAGCCACTACCACCACCGATACGGGAAACTATGAAATCTCCATATCGGGAGGAAGTGCAACCAACTACAGCTTCAATACCAGCGATACAGGTACGCTGATCATCGAACCAATCACTATGACGGGCTCTGTCATCCTTACTGGCAGCTGGACGTATGGCGAGACCCTCACAGCTGTTCCAACTCTCACAAATGCCGGGCCTGCTCCAACCTATATATGGGTGCGTAATGGTGGGCTTATAGCTGGTGCAACAGAATCTACGTATACTTTGACTGAAGCTGATATCGGGTATTCCATCAAAGTAGCTATCAATGCGACAGCGGGTAACTATAAGGGTCAGGTTGTAAGCACAGCAGCAAACATATCAAAAGCTGCAGGAGCTTCTTTCAGCGGAACCATCAGTGCATACTATCCGTATTCACCTGCAACAAAGACAATCGTCAACGTAACTGGCTTTGATGTTAATCAGACAGGACTGGAGGCAAATATCTCTACGGATGGGACGACGTATGGATCATATGATGAACTCGAAATCGACAGTCGGGGCAGGGCCATGATATCAACAACTTCCGCTACAAAAGTCAAAATCAGGTATAAGGAGACACCAACAGCCTTCCCAGGAGCTGACCTAGTGCTCAACGTCGCAGAGCAAGACTTGGCAATCGGAGACTACTACGCAGGAGGTGTGGTAGGGTACATCTACCAAACCTACGATCCTGGGTACGTAGAAGGACAACTGCATGGCTTGATCGCAGCCAAATCTGATACGTCTACCAATGGAAGTAAATGGTCCACTAATACTACATTGACTATTGGCACGGGAATCGGAATCGGAACGGGATCATCTAATACCGATGCCATCATCCTGGCCCTTGGTGGCAGCGAGATAGGTATGTACGGTGCAAAAGAAGCACGCTTGTATACCAATGGAGACTACAATGATTGGTTCCTCCCTTCGTGGCATGAGTTGTTGAAACTACGAGACAATAGAGTTGTCATCGGCAATTTCGTTGCCAGTGTCTACATGAGTTCTTCAGAGTCTACTCAACCTGGCTGGGACCCGTGGCCATATTTCCATGCAGTTTATTTTGATGGGGATATGCGGAACCATGTGTTCGATAAACCTGCCGTAACACCTATCAGGGCAGTACGCTACTTCTAA
- a CDS encoding ABC transporter substrate-binding protein, which yields MKRTLVVLLALVVLASVTVFAQGVQEAKKPYIAVVSKGEQHDFWQQVKLGANAAAAAYGVDITFEGPPSESDVQIQVEMLNNAMAKNPVAIALAALNTSSVLDQLQQAKSQKIPVIGFDSGVPEAPAGSIWANASTNNYAAAGMAADKMFEVIKSRIEAATDAKPVKIVVMNQDASGESLLSRGKGFRDTIVKLIDEKTALSKSDIAVIGNTAYIAADSPRSGKKVIIEMIVPASAAMTDATNAAQAVLNKVSSDNILGIFCSNEATVKGLLAATNDGATLKTNAALKNVVVIGYDAGAAQKNAVRNQYFLGSITQDPYQIGYKAVELAYKAYKGEPVADVDTGAKFYNFQNMDNADIKGLIYD from the coding sequence ATGAAGAGAACCTTAGTCGTTCTATTGGCTCTGGTTGTACTCGCTTCGGTAACTGTATTCGCCCAAGGCGTGCAGGAAGCCAAGAAGCCGTACATCGCCGTTGTCTCCAAAGGGGAGCAGCATGATTTCTGGCAGCAGGTAAAACTTGGTGCCAACGCAGCTGCTGCAGCGTATGGCGTCGACATTACCTTCGAAGGACCTCCTTCTGAAAGTGATGTGCAAATCCAGGTAGAAATGCTGAACAATGCCATGGCAAAGAACCCGGTGGCTATCGCATTGGCAGCCCTGAATACCAGCAGTGTTCTTGACCAATTACAGCAGGCCAAGAGCCAGAAAATTCCCGTAATCGGGTTTGACTCTGGTGTACCCGAAGCCCCGGCTGGATCGATTTGGGCAAATGCTTCCACGAACAACTATGCGGCAGCCGGTATGGCAGCTGATAAGATGTTCGAGGTGATCAAGAGCCGAATTGAAGCAGCAACCGATGCAAAACCGGTAAAAATCGTGGTCATGAACCAGGATGCTTCCGGTGAATCACTGCTGAGCCGCGGCAAGGGTTTCCGCGACACAATCGTCAAGTTGATCGATGAGAAAACCGCTCTTTCCAAGAGTGATATCGCAGTCATCGGCAACACCGCCTACATCGCCGCAGACAGCCCCAGAAGCGGGAAGAAAGTCATCATTGAGATGATCGTTCCTGCCTCCGCTGCCATGACTGACGCCACCAATGCCGCCCAAGCAGTATTGAACAAGGTAAGCAGCGACAACATTCTGGGAATCTTCTGCTCCAATGAAGCAACCGTAAAGGGTCTTTTGGCCGCCACCAACGATGGTGCTACGCTGAAGACCAATGCTGCTCTGAAGAACGTAGTGGTTATCGGTTACGATGCCGGTGCCGCCCAGAAGAATGCAGTGCGCAACCAGTACTTCCTCGGTTCCATCACCCAGGATCCGTACCAGATCGGTTACAAGGCAGTCGAGTTGGCCTACAAGGCCTACAAGGGCGAACCAGTTGCCGATGTCGATACCGGTGCCAAGTTCTATAACTTCCAGAATATGGATAATGCCGATATCAAGGGCCTGATCTACGATTGA
- a CDS encoding TIGR04255 family protein, translated as MNTNTHELATNPFSAVLLQMQYTPLLNIEHYIAPIQDMLRKLGYPLCHTMKGDIVQLTTSGDLEKKAIEQWMLVSSDYQKALILDAEKCTFQVFDTQANSLDAIVREFEFLVHTLDTILDFSIITRLGLRCIQSIVESTNLSWKTIVQKGFLGSSLPVDIPWTGSGWYNFALQRTIQLQVLQNPSIFQVRILQNPSGRLYPDDILRDPRGLTDFVTPQTLVTCIDLDHYGSVEYIDKQTLLLNQKEIFHAFYAVIMKVFLTTITTKEAHALWS; from the coding sequence ATGAACACCAATACCCATGAACTTGCAACCAATCCGTTTTCTGCAGTATTACTGCAAATGCAGTACACTCCTCTTTTGAATATCGAGCACTACATAGCTCCTATCCAGGATATGCTCAGAAAACTGGGCTACCCTCTTTGCCATACGATGAAAGGCGATATCGTCCAGCTAACAACATCGGGTGACTTGGAGAAAAAAGCCATTGAGCAATGGATGCTTGTCTCCTCAGACTATCAGAAAGCCCTTATCCTTGATGCAGAGAAATGCACATTCCAAGTTTTCGACACTCAAGCAAATTCACTTGATGCAATCGTGCGTGAATTTGAGTTTCTTGTACACACTCTCGATACAATACTCGACTTTTCCATTATTACCAGGCTCGGACTTCGATGCATTCAGAGCATAGTGGAGTCAACGAATCTTTCGTGGAAAACTATAGTGCAGAAGGGGTTTTTGGGGAGCAGCCTACCTGTCGATATTCCTTGGACTGGATCAGGGTGGTATAACTTTGCACTACAAAGAACCATACAGCTACAAGTATTACAGAATCCCAGCATTTTCCAAGTACGAATACTCCAGAACCCATCGGGGAGGCTTTACCCTGACGATATCCTCCGAGATCCACGCGGACTCACAGACTTTGTTACACCGCAAACTCTGGTTACCTGCATTGATTTGGATCACTACGGATCAGTCGAATACATAGATAAGCAAACGCTTTTACTGAATCAGAAAGAAATTTTCCATGCCTTCTATGCAGTAATCATGAAAGTATTCCTTACTACTATCACGACAAAGGAAGCACACGCACTATGGTCATAA
- a CDS encoding LacI family DNA-binding transcriptional regulator, which produces MSVTIKDVARLAGVSIATVSRVLNESDVVKDQTRKAVLEAVEKLGYNRNEVARSLKFRQTRTIGIIAPELSNIFFMEVVEALERCLAPKGYSMIITSSYDSVQEEKRKLQILIERNVDGMVVMPSGSEGEHFLSKALSNIPLVLVDRRIKALKVDSVETDNRYGVHKMIEALCNEGFKRIGFIGGDPNIHTAGERLHGYLEAMAAYNLPVEDEFVLHQGPMTQLNGRDQLKMALSDPDHPQAFFIANDSMHLGATIYAIENLQEIQGLPPVFASFDYLSYAPLLKLCHYAVSQPFEQIGQEVAALLLKRLGGNWEDFPQHVMLKPEIKVLKANGGIPFEREEEEQRRVHSDADVSEKLCSYF; this is translated from the coding sequence GTGTCTGTGACAATTAAGGATGTCGCTCGATTGGCCGGTGTGTCGATCGCTACGGTATCCCGGGTCCTCAACGAAAGCGATGTGGTCAAGGACCAGACCCGTAAAGCCGTGTTGGAGGCTGTAGAGAAACTTGGGTACAACCGCAACGAGGTTGCTCGTTCACTCAAGTTTCGTCAGACACGAACTATTGGGATTATCGCCCCCGAGCTCTCCAACATTTTCTTCATGGAGGTCGTCGAGGCTCTGGAGCGTTGCCTCGCTCCGAAAGGGTATTCGATGATCATCACCTCCTCCTACGATTCGGTACAGGAGGAAAAGCGAAAACTGCAGATTCTCATCGAACGCAACGTCGATGGCATGGTAGTCATGCCCTCGGGCTCCGAGGGAGAGCACTTCCTGTCCAAAGCACTTTCCAATATTCCACTTGTGCTTGTCGACCGCCGTATCAAGGCCTTGAAGGTTGACTCTGTGGAAACAGACAACCGTTACGGTGTCCACAAAATGATAGAGGCTCTCTGCAATGAAGGCTTCAAACGCATAGGATTCATCGGTGGGGATCCCAATATCCATACAGCCGGCGAACGACTTCATGGATATTTGGAAGCAATGGCTGCGTACAACCTGCCCGTAGAGGACGAGTTTGTCCTCCATCAAGGACCGATGACCCAGCTCAATGGACGGGACCAGCTGAAAATGGCACTCTCCGATCCCGACCATCCCCAGGCATTCTTCATTGCCAACGACTCCATGCACCTTGGGGCTACCATCTATGCAATAGAGAACCTCCAAGAAATCCAAGGCCTCCCGCCGGTGTTCGCCAGTTTTGACTACCTAAGCTACGCTCCCCTGCTCAAGCTCTGCCACTATGCCGTCTCCCAGCCCTTCGAGCAGATCGGCCAAGAAGTTGCGGCCCTGCTACTCAAGCGCTTAGGCGGCAATTGGGAGGATTTCCCCCAGCATGTCATGCTCAAGCCGGAGATTAAAGTGCTCAAAGCCAACGGGGGCATCCCGTTTGAGAGGGAAGAAGAGGAGCAAAGACGTGTACATTCGGATGCGGATGTCTCCGAAAAACTTTGTTCATACTTCTGA
- a CDS encoding MarR family transcriptional regulator — translation MMVQIKRDTLNRYLQSLFGFETDIHEYSLPKTSPLYLAEGYQFLLITMQLTKFIAMGPVTQEYRLPTLVKHLSKVVQLTGLPCALVFSLLRTQQRSVLIQLRIPFLVPDAQVYLPFIGCVFTEKKRSTLPLPEAMAPGTQLVFLYFYYLKSSHAVTATDLAKHLKLSKATLTRAISSLEQLGLLTVTSEGTKKLLSPASTSNHKLLEAAKPYLQSPVLKTIYLSEKPTNVLLGGMLALASLTSLSEDSSDGSYVIPRRKTNQQEFQKISKQDFLDFGGFPVEIWKYDPTLLVPSKTVDIISLLLSFTGEYDERTEQALQTLKESVSW, via the coding sequence ATGATGGTACAAATAAAGCGTGATACACTGAATCGATATTTGCAATCTCTGTTCGGATTTGAAACTGACATCCACGAGTATTCATTGCCAAAGACTTCTCCACTCTATCTAGCTGAAGGCTACCAGTTCCTGCTTATTACCATGCAGCTAACCAAGTTCATTGCTATGGGACCTGTTACGCAAGAGTATCGATTACCCACTCTGGTCAAGCATCTATCAAAAGTAGTTCAGCTGACTGGTCTGCCTTGTGCTTTGGTTTTTTCCCTATTGCGTACACAGCAACGCAGTGTACTTATTCAACTAAGGATTCCTTTCTTGGTACCCGATGCACAAGTATACCTTCCCTTTATTGGGTGTGTGTTCACTGAAAAGAAAAGGAGTACGCTCCCCTTGCCGGAGGCGATGGCTCCAGGTACACAACTTGTTTTTCTCTATTTCTACTATCTGAAATCCAGTCATGCAGTTACGGCTACAGATTTGGCAAAACACCTGAAACTATCAAAGGCAACGCTCACCAGGGCAATAAGCTCGCTTGAACAGCTTGGCCTCCTCACGGTGACGAGTGAAGGAACGAAGAAGTTACTTTCACCTGCCAGCACCTCCAACCATAAGCTACTGGAAGCAGCTAAACCATATTTACAATCACCAGTGCTTAAAACCATCTACCTCTCAGAAAAACCAACCAACGTGTTGCTTGGGGGAATGTTGGCTTTGGCCTCTCTTACATCTCTTTCAGAGGATTCATCGGATGGATCGTACGTCATACCAAGGCGTAAAACAAACCAGCAGGAATTTCAGAAGATAAGTAAACAGGATTTCTTGGACTTCGGAGGCTTTCCTGTTGAAATCTGGAAGTATGATCCTACTTTATTGGTACCAAGCAAAACGGTAGATATCATCTCGTTGCTGTTGAGTTTCACCGGGGAGTACGACGAAAGAACTGAACAGGCGCTACAGACATTGAAGGAGAGCGTTTCGTGGTAA
- a CDS encoding ABC transporter permease subunit, producing the protein MKLKENTNIREKKGVSAQKLLAPLALVIIYAFFALFGRNFFSYTTLVNILDSSYYIGFIAIGVTFVIITGGIDLSCGTIMMASTIIGGTAYKTWGWPMWLSLVLILLVSTSFGLFNGILVSRLKLPPFIATLGTMMISLGIGSIVSNVRSATFPARGAADSWFKGIFKYIAPDNASYPTGALVLFGTAFIAYIILTRTKMGRYIFAVGSNKEAARLSGVDVAKWEMMAYVISGFLAGVGGIAFAAVYTTVMPAQGQGFELYAIAGTVIGGTSLSGGAGSVLGTMIGVYIMSVLRAGLPSMDLQAQYQTFFTGIVVLGAVMLDIYRTKKSTEVRILSASDRYRQEMLFKLSQLQGEEAAALKVEMNKEYRRLRREEKLQRAALRKQEKEFEKS; encoded by the coding sequence ATGAAACTGAAAGAGAACACTAACATCAGGGAGAAAAAAGGAGTGAGTGCACAGAAGTTGCTTGCACCCCTTGCGCTTGTCATCATCTATGCCTTCTTCGCCCTGTTCGGCAGAAACTTCTTCTCCTACACAACGCTGGTCAACATCCTCGACTCCTCCTACTACATCGGCTTCATTGCCATCGGGGTAACGTTCGTCATCATCACCGGCGGCATCGACCTCTCCTGCGGCACCATCATGATGGCATCCACCATCATCGGTGGTACGGCTTATAAGACATGGGGATGGCCCATGTGGCTCTCTCTCGTCCTCATTCTCCTCGTTTCCACCAGCTTCGGGCTATTCAATGGAATTCTGGTCAGCCGCCTGAAGCTTCCCCCGTTCATAGCTACTCTCGGCACGATGATGATCAGCCTCGGTATCGGCTCAATCGTATCCAATGTCCGTAGTGCCACGTTCCCGGCCCGTGGAGCAGCGGACAGCTGGTTCAAGGGCATCTTCAAGTATATCGCCCCCGACAATGCCAGTTATCCCACGGGGGCATTGGTTCTTTTCGGTACGGCCTTCATCGCATACATCATCCTGACACGGACCAAGATGGGCCGTTACATATTTGCCGTAGGCTCCAACAAGGAAGCAGCCCGCCTCTCCGGTGTCGATGTAGCCAAGTGGGAGATGATGGCCTATGTGATCAGCGGTTTTCTGGCAGGTGTGGGCGGCATTGCCTTCGCAGCCGTCTATACCACCGTCATGCCCGCCCAAGGCCAAGGTTTTGAGCTGTACGCCATTGCAGGAACGGTCATCGGAGGAACAAGCCTCAGCGGAGGAGCAGGATCTGTGCTCGGTACCATGATCGGTGTCTACATCATGAGTGTCCTTCGGGCAGGACTGCCATCCATGGACCTGCAAGCCCAATACCAGACATTCTTCACCGGTATAGTCGTCCTGGGCGCAGTAATGCTGGATATTTACCGCACCAAAAAATCCACAGAAGTCCGCATACTCTCAGCCTCCGACCGGTATCGCCAGGAGATGCTGTTCAAACTCAGCCAATTGCAGGGTGAAGAAGCAGCTGCCCTGAAAGTGGAAATGAACAAGGAGTACCGACGGCTCAGGCGTGAGGAGAAACTGCAGCGGGCAGCATTGCGCAAGCAAGAAAAGGAATTTGAGAAATCATAG
- a CDS encoding sugar ABC transporter ATP-binding protein, producing MRNVILSMKAIDKRFAGVHALKGVDFELCEGEIHALVGENGAGKSTLMKALTGIFPKDSGEIHYLGKLFNPQGPKEALDAGIAIVHQELNMMEHLTVAQNLFIGREATKRNGWLLDEKEQNKRASELFEKLNMHIDPQEKVSNLTVGKQQMVEIAKAVSHNLKVLILDEPTAALTDREINDLFIIMKDLAQKGVGMIYISHRLDEIGVITDRVTVLRDGEYVGTKETKDLSKDEMINMMVGRVIYEKPKTKSTVPPDAPVVLKIENLNAGKLVQNISFELRKGEILGFAGLMGAGRTETMRALFGADRASGNIFINGTKTLIENPQDAVRNGIGYLSEDRKRFGLAIKLSVQENAVMASYDDLCPSLFLPRAKLVKIAGEYVEKLNVKTPSLDQFVRNLSGGNQQKVVIAKWLIKNCSVLIFDEPTRGIDVGAKSEIYHLMNDLVKEGKSIIMISSELNEILRMSDRIAVMCEGKLTGILNIEEATQERIMALATQRG from the coding sequence ATGAGAAACGTCATACTGTCAATGAAAGCCATTGACAAGCGGTTCGCCGGCGTTCATGCACTCAAGGGTGTTGACTTCGAGTTGTGCGAAGGCGAAATCCATGCACTGGTTGGTGAAAACGGAGCCGGCAAATCGACTCTGATGAAAGCACTGACCGGAATATTCCCGAAGGACTCAGGAGAAATCCACTACCTTGGCAAGCTCTTCAATCCACAGGGGCCCAAGGAAGCACTGGATGCAGGCATTGCAATCGTGCACCAGGAACTGAACATGATGGAGCACCTTACCGTTGCCCAGAATTTGTTCATAGGTCGCGAGGCAACCAAACGCAATGGTTGGCTACTGGATGAAAAGGAACAAAACAAGCGTGCTTCAGAGCTCTTTGAGAAGCTGAACATGCATATCGATCCCCAGGAGAAAGTGAGCAACCTTACCGTAGGCAAGCAGCAAATGGTAGAAATTGCCAAAGCAGTCTCACACAACCTGAAAGTTCTCATTCTCGATGAACCTACCGCAGCCTTGACGGATCGAGAGATCAACGACCTGTTTATCATAATGAAGGATCTCGCCCAAAAAGGCGTAGGCATGATTTACATCAGCCACCGCCTCGACGAAATCGGGGTCATCACCGACCGAGTCACCGTACTGCGCGACGGTGAGTATGTCGGTACCAAGGAAACCAAGGACCTGAGCAAGGATGAGATGATCAACATGATGGTCGGCCGGGTAATCTACGAGAAGCCCAAAACCAAAAGTACCGTTCCCCCCGATGCCCCGGTGGTTCTGAAAATTGAAAATCTCAATGCCGGAAAGTTGGTGCAGAACATCTCCTTCGAGCTGAGAAAAGGTGAAATCCTTGGCTTTGCAGGTCTTATGGGAGCAGGACGCACCGAAACCATGCGCGCGCTCTTCGGAGCCGACAGAGCCTCCGGCAACATATTCATCAATGGCACGAAAACCCTCATCGAGAACCCTCAGGATGCCGTACGCAACGGTATCGGATATCTCTCGGAAGACCGCAAACGCTTCGGCTTGGCTATCAAGCTCTCCGTCCAAGAGAATGCAGTCATGGCATCCTACGATGACCTCTGCCCCTCCCTTTTCCTCCCCCGGGCGAAGCTCGTCAAAATCGCTGGCGAGTATGTAGAGAAGCTGAATGTAAAAACCCCTTCGCTCGACCAGTTTGTCAGAAACCTCTCGGGGGGAAACCAACAGAAGGTAGTCATCGCCAAATGGTTGATCAAGAATTGCTCGGTGCTCATTTTCGACGAACCGACCCGCGGTATCGACGTAGGGGCGAAGAGCGAGATTTACCACCTGATGAACGACCTGGTTAAAGAAGGTAAGTCAATCATTATGATCAGCAGCGAACTGAACGAAATTCTCAGGATGAGTGACCGCATCGCCGTCATGTGCGAAGGAAAACTCACCGGAATTCTCAATATCGAAGAGGCAACCCAGGAACGAATCATGGCCTTGGCTACCCAACGAGGATAG